From Halodesulfovibrio sp.:
AATTGTGCAAAAAGTATTGTGCGCGCCATATACCCAACTGCAAGTGGAATAAAAACAATAAATCCAATCTGCCATGCAGGAAGATCAGAAACAAAAGGACAAATCCTTCCATTATATATATAAATAATCAAAAAACCGACAAAATAGAGCACAAACGCACGCATAAATTCTCCGGTATTAAAGTATGATACAGCTTTATTTCACAAAAATTAGGTAGCGCAACCTCTTCATAAATTTGTTTTTTAACTGGAACATTACATACTAACACTACTAACAATTTCGTTTAAAAAACTATTATAAGCACACTATACAAGCACTGCACAAACAACACAGACTAACCACTTGTAATCCATTAATATTACACAAAGATTATTTAGCATAACAAATATGCTTGACCACACGGTAAAAGTAGTTCAAGCATATAAGTAGTCCTCAAAAAGTGATATTGATACCATTGTAGTATTCTCACGTTGAGTGACACACTTTTTATATTCACGGTACCCGCATTGCGGGAAGATGCGATACAGACAACATATAATATATTCCCTTGCGGGATCTGCGCTGTATGCATCGTTGTGCAACTATAACTAAGGACAAATGCATGGACCCCCAATCGGAGATATCCGGTAGTCCCACCGCATGGAACGGCATTACGCTGACCATGCCTGATAACTGGATTCCTGCTGCAATTGAGCAGCGTTATCTTCTTTTTTCTCGTAATTCACATCCTGCGCTGGAAATCAAATGGCATAGAGTTTCCAACTCTAGTTCCATGCCTAAAAAAGAAGGCGAAATAATTCGGCAACTCAAACGAATGAGAGGGTTCAGCACTGAACACAGTGCTATCACAGATCGTTGGCTTTCTATTACCAACGCATTACAACCCTTACTCAACGTTCAGCCATTTTCGCACGCGCAAGGCAGCGGTGCTATCTGCACGCATGCTGCATCCAAAACGATTCTGGTTCTTCAAGTTCACGCGCCTGTCGATCAATATACCGACGTTATCCGGCAAATTCTTGCTTCTCTTACAGTAACTAAAGCCGACGAGCCTGTAACATTTAGTATGTTCGGACTCCGTTGCGCCCTTCCTGCCGGTTCCACTCTGGTTCGCCACTCTTTTAAACCGGGCGAATTTGTTCTTGAACTGCAATCAGGCTCTTCAACTATCTGCATAACGCGGCTAGGTCCTGCCAACGTCGTGTTGGAAGGGAAACCATTCCGCAGATGGTTGCACGCAAAATATGACTTACCATTAGAAAACTTCAGCAAAGACAAATCCATACTCCCCACGGGAGCAAAAAAACGGTATCATTGGGAGCATGTAGAGGCACCCTCTTTTATGAAACGCTTATTCCGATCCTCCAAGCTGGGAAGCCAGCAACAGATTAGGGGAGCAGCGTGGATTGTTGAGGGGCAAAACAAGCTCGTCACTGTAGAAATACGGTCGAACAGCCCAATATCAGACTCGTTTTTGGAATCTATTTGCGATCATGTGGAAGTCGACTAACAAAAAAAATCAACAGGTCACACAGTCATTGTCGCTTCAAAAGGCAATGGCTTGTGTGCCTGTCCGAAATTTACTGGTTGAAGAAACCAACCGTACTGCAAAAAACATAACCCTGTCCTTCCCTCTCCGAATGCGTCCTTGGTTCAGCAAATTCACATCAGCATTCGGGCATGAACCTCCTGTACAAAAAAAACGCCTCGAGCTTGATGAGCTTGGGACATTCTGCTGGTCGTTAATCAATGACAAGCGTTCCGTACAAGGTATTGCAACAGAGCTTTCAAAAACCTATCAACTGCATCCGGAAGAAGCCCGTGTTGCGGTCAGCCAGTTCATTCGTCAATTGGGCAAGCGAGGAATCATAGGTTTGAAAGATGGAGACAGCTAATGCAAGCAGCCCGTGTATCTGATGATGTCCCACCCCCTACTGAAAATTCAGGCGCACTCCTATGTACTAAGGAACAAGCCGCCACGCTCAATGATGTTCTGACAGATAAAAATATTGTTATCGGGGCATATTTCACCCAAAAAGTTCACCCTCAGCACGGCGTTTCTGTCCAGCCAGCCTCATTCGATTATATTGCAGACTGGTTTCACAGCGCTGTCCGGCTTGGTCTCAACATGATTATATTGCATGACGGCCTACCGGAAAAATTTATGGACAAATGCCGCTTCTTTTTTTCCATGCACTCCCGAAAGGACACGCATGGAAGCCTGCACTTTGTTCCGTACTCACCGGGGAGATTTACCATCGCAGATGAACGGTTCTTTGCTGCACGGGATATACTTGCAGCGCTCTCCCACTGCCATACTGCTTTTATTGTAGATATTTCTGATGCATGGTTTAACAGAAATCCAGCTCACCTTGTGCTGCGTCGCACCATGTGGGACTACTTTGACGCATCCCGCCTGCTTACGGCGGCAAAGCATCCTGCCTCATGGCGAGAAGCATTAGTGCAGCAATATTCAGTATGGAAGACACGTAATTCGTACTCGATATTTATCGGAGGAGAAATAAACACCATTGGAGAAAATCCGTGGATGATGAACCACCTTCAATCTGTCTACGAACAGAAATTTCCTGAATTTTCCTCTAAGCCTGTTCTCAACTGCGGTATTATTGGAGGAAAACGTGCCAATGTCCTTGCATTGCTCAGAAATGCCTGTGCAGAAATGGAGCGTGTTAACAAAACCGACCGATTAAATGATATGGCAGTATTCAACTACCTCCTCCATCGAAATGACAATTTCACGGTCTACTCAAACGGCACACTTAACAGCCCATGGAAAACATGGAGTAAAAGTGGAACCCACGCAATTTTCCACAAATAGTAAAAGCGGAGCAGGAGATATTATCTCTTACTCCGCTTTAAACGTTTAGCGCGCGTTGTTTTATCTACAACTGCATTAAATGCCACAGGCTTTCTACCCTGCCTAAAGACTCAGCAACTACAATTTCATCATATATGCCAAGGCATAGTAAGGAGGGCGGTTTTCATGTGCCTGCGAGCCACCTGTTTGAGAAGTAGAGCGCTCTGCTGTAGTTGTTCGGTTAGATGCCATCAAATCGTCAAACGTATACGATCCACCAGAATCATGGGCACGAATCAAATGGGAATGCGCAGGCATTTCTGTAATCGTCAGCTTGACTGTATCTGCACCGCCTGTTGCTCCCTGTGCATACTTATTGCCTGCACCTGCAATAAATTTGTCGCGCAAGTCCGGTGTAGTTACGCCTACCCCATCCGGAGCTGTATATGTTCGACCATCGCATAGCGCATATTTAGCATCTGCCTGCCCTGTCATTCTATTCACAGGATATCCGTCGCTGTTCACAGTCCCCTTGAACGGCAACACCATGCCGCTCAAAAGCTCATCAACTGCTGGTGCACTGGAACCACCCATGCCTTCTTTTATCAAAGCCTGAGCACTAGTAATCAACTTTTGAGCATCAGAAACCAGCTTCACTGCATCAGAAACGACAGTCTTTGCCTTTTCTGCTTCAACAGCGCTCTCTTGTTTCAGCTCCAATGTTTCCTGCTTAATAGTTATAAGGTCGTCTTTAGCACTTTTTGCAATGGCAGCGGACTCATTCAAATCCTTCATAACTTGCTGAGGGTTGGAGTCCGATGAGGGCGGAACCTGAACACATCGTTTTATGTCATCCCGCTGCTGCTGCAACGCAAGAGTAAGTTTATCAGACATCCTTTCAATAACTTCTGCACTCAATTTTCCGGCATTACGCAAATCAGTCTCCTGCGTTAATGGAACATCAAGAAACAGTGTAATTTTTTCATCCTTTGCCAGCGGCGCGGTACATCGCCCACCTCCGCCGTCCACAACTTCCACCGTATAATCTGAGCCATACATAAGAGAAGTATCCACACCCTCCACAGATGTTTTTACGGCTTTTACATGCTCCGGTTTTAAAAAAGTAAACAGAACCGGCCATGCATTCTGGACACCGTCCCCGACATATCTATGGACAGTAAGCTGGCTTGAAATAGTCATACACCCTCCGTTCGGAAATAAAGTAGATATTTACTGGCATAATACACACAACCCACTTCAAACTGAGGCGTACCACGCAGGGCTGAGAACACCTTCTTGCAGAATTACCAACCACAAGAAAAAAGCTGCCTCCCGTTGGGGAAACAGCTTTTTTCCTGAAATAACATTTTTTAAATACAGGCTATGCAGATTATAATCCAAGCACCTCGTATACTTTATCCATAGCAAGAGCATCACGCACCGTATCTGCCAGTCGATCCAGCGCAGGGTCGATAGAAAAAGAAGCCTGAACACCGTCTAATGGTAGCAACCCTTTTCGAGTTCGGAGGTCATTAATAAATGCTCTTCGGAACGCATCATCATCAAAAACACCATGAAGATATGTTCCCCATATAGTATGGAATGCACTTGAAGCAGCTGTCCCGTGCCCGATAATGCTGCCATCTTCACGCACAATAGCTTGGTGCATTTCAGAGCCAGAATCAATCAGCTCTGTAACACCATGGTGGATTTCATATCCTGTTACAGCCTGACCTGTCGGAACATGCGTGCCAGTAACTCTGGTAAGCACTTTTTCTTCACCCATAACAGTTCGAAGTGCTAGTAAACCAAGCCCTTGCTGTGTCGCTGAAGATTGAATATCTTTTGCCGCCACCTGCGAAACATACTCAATTGAAGAAGGGTCAGAAACTGTTTCACCAAGCATCTGGAACCCACCGCAAATACCAGTAACAACACCGCCAGCTTCTGCAAACGCGAGTATCTCTTTTGCCAGACCGCTCTCATGCAGCCATTGCAAATCGCCTGGTGTATTTTTCGAACCGGGCAGGATAATGCAATCCGGCGTACCAAGTTGCGCTGCGGAATTAACAACACGCAACGCTACATCCGGCTCAATACCGAAAGCATCTACATCAGTAAAATTAGCGATGTGTGGTAAATCCACCAAAACGATATCAAGAGCATCATCCCGCAGAGGCAACTGCCTGCCGATAGATTCTTTAAATGTCACAGAATCTTCTTCAGGCAGCCCAAGCTGCATAAGATATGGAACAACACCAAAAAACGGCTTTTCAGTCCTGTCTGTAGTAAACTCAAGAGCAGGGTCAAGCAACGTCACGTCACCACGAAAACGATTGAGCACAAACCCTGCGACCAAATCCTTTTCCCATGCATCCAGTAACTCCATAGTCCCAACAAGTGACGCAAACACTCCGCCGCGGTCAATATCACCTACAAGCAGTACCTTTGCTTTAGCATACTGTGCCATTCGCATATTCACGATATCGTGCGCTTTCAAATTGATTTCAGCAGGGCTTCCCGCTCCTTCCAGCACCATTACATCATGCTCTGCGGCTAAGGAATCATAGGCAGTCTGCACATGAGCAAACGCTGTTGATTTGTACGTAACATATTCCCGCACACGCATATTTGCCACAGGCTTACCCAACACGATTACCTGTGAACCAGTATCGGATGATGGTTTCAACAATACCGGATTCATGCGAACATCCGGTTCAAGTCGGCATGCAGCAGCCTGTACAGCCTGTGCACGCCCTATCTCTTCACCATTCGGGGTTACAAAAGAGTTAAGCGCCATATTCTGCGCTTTAAAAGGGGCAACAGATAATCCGTCCTGCAAAAGAATTCGACAAAGAGCCGCAGTGAGAACGCTTTTTCCAGCATTTGAACTGGTTCCCTGCAACATAAGAGATGGCGTGGTGGAAGTGGTGACAGTGTTGTTCATGCCGAATTTGTACCTGC
This genomic window contains:
- a CDS encoding PqqD family protein, with amino-acid sequence MSLQKAMACVPVRNLLVEETNRTAKNITLSFPLRMRPWFSKFTSAFGHEPPVQKKRLELDELGTFCWSLINDKRSVQGIATELSKTYQLHPEEARVAVSQFIRQLGKRGIIGLKDGDS
- a CDS encoding cobyric acid synthase, which translates into the protein MNNTVTTSTTPSLMLQGTSSNAGKSVLTAALCRILLQDGLSVAPFKAQNMALNSFVTPNGEEIGRAQAVQAAACRLEPDVRMNPVLLKPSSDTGSQVIVLGKPVANMRVREYVTYKSTAFAHVQTAYDSLAAEHDVMVLEGAGSPAEINLKAHDIVNMRMAQYAKAKVLLVGDIDRGGVFASLVGTMELLDAWEKDLVAGFVLNRFRGDVTLLDPALEFTTDRTEKPFFGVVPYLMQLGLPEEDSVTFKESIGRQLPLRDDALDIVLVDLPHIANFTDVDAFGIEPDVALRVVNSAAQLGTPDCIILPGSKNTPGDLQWLHESGLAKEILAFAEAGGVVTGICGGFQMLGETVSDPSSIEYVSQVAAKDIQSSATQQGLGLLALRTVMGEEKVLTRVTGTHVPTGQAVTGYEIHHGVTELIDSGSEMHQAIVREDGSIIGHGTAASSAFHTIWGTYLHGVFDDDAFRRAFINDLRTRKGLLPLDGVQASFSIDPALDRLADTVRDALAMDKVYEVLGL